In Erigeron canadensis isolate Cc75 chromosome 6, C_canadensis_v1, whole genome shotgun sequence, the following are encoded in one genomic region:
- the LOC122605646 gene encoding uncharacterized protein LOC122605646 — MSEYIPLEVQEKILNRLPVKPLVQFRSVSKIWKSLIDSPEFIAVYGVRETHPNRLILTYKDGQTQSRFLIMSFDLTAKELKEINLTGSLTNPLCRIHTISKLRESLVLLAYHREFEADVSVCCLWMMKVEGDSRSFTKLHTINWPDATIKTLLGFRKTGELIVETQYQNEENSQLEIYNPNSNATDNLGIDGDGNSSFMCSYMETLLLLDQLDGFIYSSVTIPSPSTNPRN, encoded by the exons ACTGGTTCAGTTTCGATCAGTCTCAAAAATATGGAAGTCTTTAATCGACAGCCCCGAGTTTATCGCTGTTTACGGTGTCCGCGAAACTCACCCGAATCGTTTGATTTTAACGTATAAAg ATGGCCAAACTCAATCACGGTTTTTAATCATGTCATTTGATTTGACTGCCAAAGAATTGAAAGAGATAAACCTCACAGGTAGTTTAACGAACCCGCTTTGTAGAATTCACACTATATCTAAGCTACGGGAGTCTCTGGTTTTGCTTGCATATCATAGAGAGTTTGAGGCAGATGTATCGGTTTGTTGTCTATGGATGATGAAAGTGGAAGGTGATAGCAGATCGTTTACAAAGCTACACACCATTAACTGGCCAGATGCCACAATAAAGACATTACTAGGATTTAGGAAGACTGGTGAACTTATAGTGGAAACACAATACCAAAACGAAGAAAATTCCCAACTTGAAATTTACAACCCCAACTCGAATGCTACTGATAATCTTGGGATTGATGGAGACGGTAATTCTTCTTTTATGTGCTCTTATATGGAAACACTGCTTTTGCTTGATCAGTTAGATGGTTTTATATATTCATCGGTGACTATTCCTTCACCATCAACAAACCCCCGTAATTGA